From Camelina sativa cultivar DH55 chromosome 20, Cs, whole genome shotgun sequence, the proteins below share one genomic window:
- the LOC104772406 gene encoding uncharacterized protein LOC104772406 has protein sequence MEEAEEIGVGEGQTVEVTGGEVNTDQDMGEVSEEELGNEGVEGAQTASVKVNVSDKGRKGKAVVLRGVCAKKRNAALLLSPRTRPPQGSVMGTGEQASKAQEGVKGGPEFPYLGDCLSWRGWRDKKPIRCRLDRALGNEDWHDLFPDTITEYLPRVASDHMPLLGCIGAKRPRGRRNFMFDRRWVGKEGLMEAISSGWGAPPVRGSPSFVNKVVSCRRAISCWRKEQAPYGRVLIEDIKKELEAAHADDTTSPKVIAELTGRLREAYKDEEMHWYLKSRNRWMRVGDKNTKYFHAQTKQRRARNRIVGLYDKHDVWSTDDVTVKETAVSYFGDLFSTINPSSFDEVLLEVKSVITAVDNERLTAPATEAEVRKALFMMHPDKAPGPDGMTALFFQKAWEVVKTDLVSLVNSFFEENAFESGLNQTHICLIPKVTKPTRMAELRPISLCNVGYKVLSKVLCNRLKTILPRLISETQSAFVPGRLISDNILIAQEMFHGLRTNNSCKGKFMAIKTDMSKAYDRVEWGFLGALFRRMGFAEKWISWIMLCVSSVQYQVLVNGQPHGQIIPERGLRQGDPLSPYLFILCTEVLIANIRKAEVDKRITGIKVANKCPPITHLLFADDSLFFFKVYKDQCGVVLDILKQYEAASGQQINFAKSSLQFGHTVDDPARLEMQGILGISNLGGMGSYLGIPESLGGSKTKVVSFVRDRLQSRTTGWTARLLSKGGKEVMVKSVATAVPSFVMSCYRLPKTITSKLTSAVANFWWSTSGQRGLWRLIEFPDSLFARVFKSRYYRNSNPMEPLRFYSPSYGWRSIVSARSLVNIGLIKRVGSGDTIDIWSDPWIPAQSPRPALQNGSPVDPNLSLSHFIDPSTRTWRRDRLIEHFDSVDVPLIQAIPLSSYPKGDSLGWHFTKSGRYSVKSGYDTVRLGVPSFFKAFGSGPDITTLLAGVWQVRCPPKLKHFMWQALTGCISVSANLRRRGVACDVGCSRCGAEEETVNHVLFLCPPARQAWAQAHVPVGPQHFPTESVYANVDHFIGRNNPGSQVDFFPWLMWYIWKARNAKVFENRTEHPDEVVRLAEGEAASWFLAQTEEGDFVGPSPPSFSARTPRGCPNSLSSVFSGYRCFVDGSWK, from the exons ATGGAAGAGGCGGAAGAGATTGGGGTGGGAGAAGGTCAGACTGTGGAGGTCACTGGTGGGGAGGTGAATACTGACCAAGATATGGGAGAGGTTTCGGAGGAGGAATTGGGTAATGAGGGTGTGGAGGGCGCCCAGACTGCCTCAGTCAAGGTCAATGTGAGTGACAAGGGAAGGAAGGGGAAAGCTGTGGTGCTGCGGGGTGTATGTGCAAAGAAACGTAATGCGGCACTGTTGTTGTCTCCGAGGACTCGTCCTCCGCAGGGTTCTGTAATGGGTACTGGTGAACAAGCCTCTAAGGCCCAGGAAGGTGTCAAGGGAGGCCCAG AGTTTCCCTATTTGGGGGATTGTCTCTCCTGGCGTGGGTGGCGGGACAAAAAACCGATAAGATGTCGTTTAGACAGGGCTTTGGGAAATGAGGACTGGCATGATTTATTTCCGGATACAATCACGGAATACTTGCCCAGGGTTGCCTCCGATCATATGCCTCTACTTGGTTGTATTGGGGCCAAACGGCCGAGGGGACGGCGGAACTTTATGTTCGACCGTCGTTGGGTCGGTAAGGAGGGGCTTATGGAGGCAATTTCCTCAGGATGGGGTGCACCACCGGTCCGGGGGTCACCGAGTTTTGTTAACAAGGTGGTTAGTTGTAGGAGAGCGATTTCCTGTTGGCGGAAAGAACAGGCACCATATGGTAGGGTGTTAATCGAGGATATTAAAAAGGAACTGGAGGCGGCCCACGCTGATGATACAACATCCCCTAAGGTAATCGCTGAGTTAACGGGTCGCCTGAGGGAGGCATATAAGGATGAGGAGATGCATTGGTATTTGAAAAGTAGAAACCGGTGGATGCGGGTGGGTGACAAGAATACTAAGTATTTTCACGCCCAAACCAAACAAAGGCGGGCTCGTAATAGGATTGTCGGTCTTTACGACAAGCATGATGTTTGGTCTACGGATGACGTAACGGTTAAAGAAACCGCGGTATCATATTTTGGCGACCTGTTTTCCACTATCAATCCGTCAAGTTTTGACGAAGTTTTGTTGGAGGTCAAATCCGTTATTACGGCAGTGGATAATGAACGATTAACGGCTCCGGCAACGGAGGCGGAAGTCAGAAAGGCgttatttatgatgcatccaGATAAAGCTCCGGGCCCTGATGGAATGACTGCTTTGTTTTTCCAGAAGGCATGGGAAGTGGTCAAGACAGATCTGGTTTCTCTGGTTAATAGTTTCTTTGAGGAAAACGCCTTCGAGTCAGGGTTGAATCAGACACATATATGCCTGATTCCCAAGGTCACAAAACCGACCCGAATGGCGGAGTTACGTCCGATTAGTTTATGCAATGTGGGATACAAGGTTCTATCAAAGGTTTTGTGTAATCGTTTGAAGACGATTTTACCTCGTTTAATCTCAGAAACTCAGTCTGCCTTTGTTCCTGGTCGTTTGATCTCAGATAACATTCTgattgctcaagagatgtttcatggtttgcGGACTAATAACTCTTGTAAGGGAAAGTTTATGGCAATtaagacggatatgagtaaggcatatgatagaGTGGAGTGGGGTTTTCTTGGGGCTTTATTTCGCCGAATGGGTTTTGCGGAAAAATGGATTTCATGGATAATGTTATGTGTCTCCTCGGTTCAGTATCAAGTTTTAGTTAATGGGCAGCCACATGGTCAGATTATACCTGAGAGAGGATTACGGCAGGGGGATCCCCTATCTCCTTACCTGTTTATTCTCTGCACGGAGGTTCTAATAGCGAATATTCGAAAAGCGGAAGTGGATAAGCGGATCACGGGGATTAAGGTGGCCAACAAGTGTCCCCCTATaacgcatttgttgtttgcagatgatagtctcttcttcttcaaggtatATAAGGATCAGTGTGGagttgttttggatattttaaagcAGTATGAGGCTGCTTCTGGACAGCAGATAAATTTTGCAAAGTCTTCACTCCAATTTGGACATACGGTTGATGATCCAGCTAGATTGGAGATGCAGGGGATTCTGGGAATTTCCAATCTGGGTGGGATGGGTTCATATTTAGGTATACCAGAGAGTTTGGGGGGGTCTAAGACGAAGGTCGTCTCTTTTGTTCGGGATAGGTTACAGAGCCGCACAACTGGTTGGACGGCCAGATTGTTATCAAAAGGGGGCAAAGAGGTTATGGTTAAGTCAGTTGCGACTGCTGTCCCGAgttttgtgatgtcttgttatCGTTTACCGAAAACAATCACGTCCAAATTAACAAGTGCAGTtgctaatttttggtggagtaccTCCGGTCAGAGGGGG TTATGGCGACTGATTGAGTTCCCGGACTCTCTGTTTGccagagtttttaaaagtaggtACTACCGGAATTCGAATCCGATGGAACCATTGCGGTTCTACTCCCCTTCCTATGGATGGAGGAGTATTGTCTCTGCTCGCTCTTTGGTGAATATAGggcttattaaacgggttggctcGGGAGATACCATTGATATATGGTCAGATCCCTGGATTCCAGCCCAATCCCCAAGACCAGCATTACAAAACGGGTCTCCTGTAGATCCTAATCTTTCCTTATCTCATTTTATTGATCCTTCCACGCGCACTTGGCGACGGGATCGCCTTATCGAGCATTTCGATTCTGTCGATGTTCCTTTGATACAGGCAATTCCTCTCAGTAGTTATCCGAAAGGGGATTCCTTGGGGTGGCATTTTACAAAGTCTGGCAGATATTCGGTTAAATCAGGGTATGACACAGTGCGACTGGGTGTTCCCAGCTTTTTCAAAGCATTTGGGTCGGGGCCGGATATTACCACTCTCCTTGCCGGGGTTTGGCAAGTGCGGTGTCCACCAAAATTAAAGCATTTCATGTGGCAAGCTCTTACTGGTTGTATTTCTGTTTCGGCGAATCTGAGACGGCGTGGTGTTGCATGTGATGTTGGTTGTTCGAGGTGCGGGGCGGAGGAAGAAACTGTTAACcatgttctttttctttgtccTCCTGCACGTCAGGCCTGGGCTCAGGCTCATGTACCGGTGGGTCCGCAGCATTTTCCGACAGAGTCAGTTTATGCTAATGTGGATCACTTTATAGGACGGAACAACCCGGGTTCACAGGTAGATTTTTTCCcttggcttatgtggtatatttggaaagcacgCAATGCCAAGGTTTTTGAAAACCGTACGGAACACCCTGATGAGGTAGTACGGTTGGCCGAAGGGGAGGCGGCCTCTTGGTTTCTGGCTCAGACAGAGGAGGGGGATTTCGTGGGACCGTCACCTCCTTCCTTTTCTGCTCGGACGCCTCGTGGATGTCCCAATTCCCTTTCTTCGGTGTTTTCTGGATATCGATGTTTTGTTGACGGCTCTTGGAAATAG